A single Leptolyngbya subtilissima AS-A7 DNA region contains:
- the der gene encoding ribosome biogenesis GTPase Der produces MPLPVVAVIGRPNVGKSTLVNRLAGAQDAIVYDQPGVTRDRTYQPAFWRDRDYLVVDTGGLVFDDDTEFLPYIREQAQLALTEASAAVFVVDGKVGPTESDREIASWLRQQSVPVLLAVNKCESLDNGLVQAAQFWELGLGEPYAVSGIHGNGTGELLDALVEFLPETVEEAAEEEVKVAIVGRPNVGKSSLLNAFVGETRAIVSPISGTTRDAIDMQVQHGDKIYRLIDTAGIRKKKSVEYGPEFFGINRAFKAIRRADVVLLVIDALDGVTEQDQKLAGRIEEDGRACIIVVNKWDAVEKDSHTIYDFDHQISARLNFLDWAKRIFVSAKTGQRVPKILELVDHAVEQHRRRVSTSVVNEVLEDAVKWHTPPTTRQGRQGRIYYGTQVTVRPPSFTLFVNDPHLLKDNYRRYVERQFRENLGFEGTPIRIFWRGKAMRDLERNNPNRATKVK; encoded by the coding sequence ATGCCACTGCCTGTTGTTGCGGTTATCGGACGCCCAAATGTGGGCAAATCTACCTTAGTGAACCGCCTGGCCGGGGCTCAAGACGCTATTGTCTACGACCAGCCAGGGGTGACGCGCGATCGCACCTACCAGCCCGCCTTTTGGCGCGATCGCGACTACCTAGTGGTCGATACTGGTGGCCTAGTATTTGACGACGACACCGAATTTTTGCCCTACATTCGCGAACAGGCCCAGCTAGCCCTTACCGAAGCTAGCGCTGCGGTGTTTGTCGTCGATGGGAAAGTTGGCCCCACCGAGTCAGATCGTGAAATCGCCTCCTGGCTGCGGCAGCAGTCGGTGCCAGTGCTGCTGGCAGTCAACAAATGCGAATCGCTGGATAACGGCTTAGTGCAGGCGGCGCAGTTTTGGGAACTGGGGCTGGGTGAGCCCTACGCCGTCTCCGGCATCCACGGCAACGGCACGGGAGAACTGCTGGATGCCCTAGTAGAGTTCCTGCCCGAAACCGTAGAAGAAGCGGCCGAAGAGGAAGTCAAAGTCGCCATTGTAGGGCGGCCCAACGTGGGCAAATCGAGCTTGCTGAACGCCTTTGTGGGCGAAACCCGCGCCATTGTTAGCCCGATCTCGGGGACGACCCGTGATGCGATCGACATGCAGGTGCAGCACGGCGACAAAATCTATCGCCTGATCGACACCGCTGGCATTCGCAAGAAAAAGAGCGTCGAGTACGGGCCAGAGTTTTTTGGCATTAACCGCGCCTTCAAGGCCATTCGCCGCGCCGATGTGGTGCTGCTGGTGATTGACGCCCTCGACGGCGTTACCGAGCAAGACCAAAAGCTGGCGGGCCGCATTGAAGAAGACGGTCGCGCCTGCATTATCGTCGTCAACAAGTGGGATGCGGTGGAAAAAGACAGCCACACCATCTACGATTTCGACCACCAAATCTCTGCCCGACTGAACTTTCTCGATTGGGCCAAGCGCATTTTCGTCAGTGCCAAGACTGGCCAGCGGGTGCCCAAAATTCTAGAGCTGGTGGATCACGCGGTGGAGCAGCACCGTCGTCGGGTTAGCACCTCGGTTGTCAACGAAGTGCTGGAAGATGCGGTGAAGTGGCACACGCCGCCTACCACTCGCCAGGGTCGCCAGGGTCGCATCTACTACGGCACTCAGGTCACCGTGCGCCCACCGTCCTTCACCCTATTTGTCAATGATCCCCACCTTCTGAAGGACAACTACCGTCGCTACGTGGAGCGGCAGTTCCGCGAGAACCTGGGTTTTGAGGGCACGCCGATTCGTATCTTCTGGCGGGGCAAGGCGATGCGTGACTTAGAGCGCAACAACCCCAACCGAGCGACGAAGGTGAAGTGA
- a CDS encoding energy-coupling factor transporter transmembrane component T family protein, with protein MDLLRSLPIGLYLEQPVTWLHRLDPRVKMAWLMSILVTPILANAYWRFGLVALLVLLTLAALIPLRVWRQQMGWLVALSGIVMLLTFVMPDGLQVAQTPRLPTPADMVTLDNPPEVLPELPQPTAYRYVVFDWGPINVTRRSLDLGIRIGTLLFTLIYGTNLYLLTTAPEEITVALEALMAPLRWFRLPVTEIALTVTLSLRFIPLVLEEVQNLVRSVQTRAINWKKLGFRGSAQVWLSVMERLLQNLLLRAEQIAAAMEVRGFTSPNEHRVRWYQLVLRSWDWFALGLLVVFWWARWVWGGEI; from the coding sequence ATGGATCTTCTTCGCTCTCTTCCCATTGGCCTTTATCTGGAGCAGCCGGTAACCTGGCTGCACCGGCTTGATCCCAGGGTCAAGATGGCCTGGTTGATGAGCATTTTAGTGACGCCGATTTTGGCGAACGCCTACTGGCGGTTTGGGCTGGTGGCGCTGCTGGTGCTGCTGACTCTAGCGGCGCTGATTCCGCTGCGGGTGTGGCGACAGCAGATGGGCTGGTTAGTGGCGCTTAGCGGCATCGTGATGTTGCTGACCTTTGTGATGCCCGACGGGCTTCAGGTGGCGCAGACGCCTCGGCTGCCTACTCCAGCTGACATGGTCACTTTGGATAATCCGCCAGAGGTGTTGCCAGAGTTACCTCAGCCCACGGCCTATCGCTACGTAGTATTTGACTGGGGGCCGATTAACGTAACGCGGCGATCGCTCGATCTGGGCATTCGCATTGGCACGCTGCTGTTCACGCTGATCTACGGCACCAACCTCTACCTGCTCACCACTGCGCCCGAAGAAATTACCGTAGCTCTAGAGGCGCTGATGGCTCCTCTGCGCTGGTTTCGCCTGCCGGTGACCGAGATTGCTCTGACGGTGACGCTCTCCCTGCGGTTCATTCCTCTGGTGCTGGAGGAAGTGCAGAATTTGGTGCGATCGGTGCAGACCCGCGCCATCAACTGGAAAAAGCTGGGCTTTCGCGGCTCTGCCCAGGTGTGGCTATCGGTGATGGAACGCCTACTGCAAAATCTGCTACTGCGGGCCGAGCAGATTGCGGCAGCGATGGAAGTGCGCGGTTTCACCAGCCCCAACGAGCACCGAGTGCGCTGGTACCAGCTGGTGCTCCGGTCGTGGGACTGGTTTGCCCTGGGGCTGCTGGTGGTGTTTTGGTGGGCGCGGTGGGTCTGGGGAGGCGAGATTTGA
- a CDS encoding YggS family pyridoxal phosphate-dependent enzyme, with the protein MTAAPGALPEQFDRIRQSIPPTVTLIAVTKFLPVETIRSAYDRGIRHFGESRVQEAIAKQADLSDLPDITWHLIGRLQTNKARKAVEHFDWIHSVDSLKLAQRLDQAAQELEKVPQCCLQVKLVPDPPKAGLDAAELRGLLPQFDQLTHLKIRGLMTIPPQGSSDATAREVFAGAKSLADTINQTSFNRLHIDQLSMGMSGDYGAAIACGATMVRLGTILFGSRPPSPQIS; encoded by the coding sequence ATGACCGCTGCCCCCGGTGCCCTGCCTGAGCAATTTGATCGGATTCGGCAAAGCATTCCCCCCACGGTAACCCTGATTGCGGTTACCAAGTTTTTGCCGGTAGAAACAATCCGCTCTGCCTACGACCGAGGAATCCGCCATTTTGGCGAGAGCCGGGTGCAGGAGGCGATCGCGAAACAAGCCGACCTCAGCGACCTGCCCGACATCACCTGGCATCTGATCGGTCGTCTGCAAACCAACAAAGCTCGCAAAGCCGTCGAACACTTCGACTGGATTCACTCGGTAGACAGTCTAAAATTAGCCCAGCGGCTCGATCAGGCGGCTCAAGAACTGGAGAAAGTGCCCCAGTGTTGCCTTCAGGTCAAGCTGGTACCCGACCCGCCTAAGGCTGGCCTTGATGCCGCCGAATTGCGTGGGTTGCTGCCCCAGTTTGACCAGCTCACCCACCTTAAGATTCGCGGGCTGATGACCATTCCCCCTCAGGGGTCGAGCGACGCTACGGCACGAGAGGTGTTTGCGGGGGCCAAATCCCTGGCTGACACTATTAACCAAACCAGCTTTAACCGGTTGCATATCGACCAGCTTTCCATGGGCATGTCAGGGGATTACGGGGCTGCGATCGCCTGTGGAGCCACCATGGTGCGCCTGGGCACCATACTGTTTGGCTCTCGACCGCCATCTCCCCAAATCAGCTAG
- a CDS encoding anthranilate synthase component I, producing the protein MGLVCPGAAGGVLVGAVGLGRRDLNWWVRSQPLGHRTGSDIFQALYGDLLRQPPTSATLVALLESPYPLTAAAQPHAIHSRYSICAGPPSPTEAPQVWTPAVGSILPMLSERLAEGEQLQLLGDEAETAEQTLPFTGGWLGWLGYDLAWEIERLPIVNSDLLPFPVALWYEPATFAVLDHQNQRLWLAAPSPTELDAMEKQLELSAPETCFALPEGDPRSVTLGMAAAEYQQAVLQAKRHIQAGDVFQVNLSLRFSTVTTAHSWALYRQLHRINPSPFACYWRTPWGDVISCSPERLVKLQDGLAQTRPIAGTRPRGSTPEQDAELAQTLLSNPKERAEHIMLVDLERNDLGRVCQWGTVQVDELLTVEYYSHVMHLVSNVVGKLGSDSRFGKLRQHTAIDLIRAVFPGGTITGCPKVRCMEIIEDLEPVRRSLFYGSCGYLDRRGHLDLNILIRTLLFGHTDSLSTASTVWGQVGAGIVADSDPAKEWQESLQKARAQLLALGLG; encoded by the coding sequence GTGGGACTGGTTTGCCCTGGGGCTGCTGGTGGTGTTTTGGTGGGCGCGGTGGGTCTGGGGAGGCGAGATTTGAACTGGTGGGTGCGATCGCAGCCCCTAGGGCACCGCACCGGCAGCGACATCTTCCAGGCCCTCTACGGCGATCTGTTGCGGCAGCCCCCTACCTCTGCCACCTTAGTTGCCCTGCTAGAGAGTCCCTACCCCTTAACCGCTGCGGCCCAGCCCCACGCTATTCACAGCCGCTACTCCATCTGTGCTGGGCCACCTTCCCCCACCGAAGCGCCCCAGGTATGGACGCCAGCGGTAGGGAGCATTTTGCCTATGCTGAGCGAACGTCTAGCCGAGGGAGAGCAGCTCCAGCTCTTAGGTGACGAAGCCGAGACTGCCGAGCAAACGCTGCCGTTTACGGGGGGCTGGCTGGGTTGGCTAGGCTACGATCTGGCGTGGGAAATCGAGCGGCTGCCCATAGTAAATAGTGATCTCTTACCCTTTCCGGTGGCGCTGTGGTACGAGCCAGCCACCTTTGCCGTCCTCGACCACCAGAATCAGCGACTGTGGCTAGCGGCCCCCTCTCCCACAGAGTTAGATGCGATGGAGAAGCAGTTAGAACTGTCTGCTCCAGAGACCTGTTTTGCCCTGCCAGAGGGCGATCCCCGCTCTGTAACCCTGGGCATGGCGGCGGCCGAATACCAGCAGGCTGTCCTTCAGGCGAAGCGGCATATTCAAGCGGGGGATGTGTTTCAGGTCAATCTTTCCCTCCGTTTCTCGACGGTTACCACGGCTCACAGCTGGGCGCTATACCGCCAGCTGCACCGCATCAATCCATCGCCCTTTGCCTGCTACTGGCGCACCCCCTGGGGCGATGTAATTAGCTGCTCGCCCGAGCGGCTGGTGAAGTTGCAGGATGGTCTTGCTCAGACTCGCCCCATCGCCGGTACCCGCCCTCGGGGATCAACCCCAGAACAGGATGCAGAGCTGGCTCAAACGTTGCTCAGCAACCCCAAAGAGCGAGCTGAGCACATTATGCTGGTGGATTTGGAGCGCAACGACCTGGGGCGGGTGTGCCAGTGGGGCACTGTGCAGGTGGATGAGCTGCTGACGGTAGAATACTACAGTCATGTCATGCATCTGGTGAGCAACGTGGTGGGGAAGTTAGGGAGCGATTCTCGCTTCGGGAAGCTGCGTCAACACACCGCCATCGACTTGATCCGCGCCGTCTTCCCTGGCGGCACTATCACCGGCTGCCCCAAGGTACGCTGCATGGAAATTATCGAAGACCTAGAGCCCGTTCGTCGCAGCTTGTTCTACGGCTCCTGTGGCTATCTCGATCGCCGCGGCCACCTTGACCTAAATATTCTGATCCGCACGCTATTGTTTGGGCATACTGATAGCTTATCGACGGCATCTACTGTGTGGGGGCAAGTCGGCGCGGGCATCGTGGCCGACAGTGATCCCGCAAAAGAGTGGCAAGAATCACTGCAAAAAGCCAGGGCACAACTGCTGGCACTGGGGTTGGGGTAG
- the pipX gene encoding transcriptional coactivator PipX — MSTETYLNHPNFGLLFRVCIVDDGQELYATLYAQRLFFLVTNSPAEGLVFQPLGRSNARMMLESRLRILRRAGQQADFDRLQHTYKQTFQ, encoded by the coding sequence ATGAGCACAGAAACCTATCTAAATCACCCCAATTTTGGCCTGCTCTTTAGAGTGTGTATAGTAGACGACGGTCAAGAACTGTACGCTACGCTATATGCCCAGCGGTTGTTTTTCTTGGTCACCAATTCCCCCGCTGAGGGGTTAGTGTTTCAACCCCTAGGTCGGAGCAACGCTCGCATGATGCTGGAAAGTCGCCTACGTATTTTGCGGCGGGCAGGTCAGCAAGCCGACTTCGATCGCCTTCAGCACACCTACAAGCAAACCTTTCAATGA